TTATGATATCTTCAACGTAGAAATTAAATCCTTCATTCCTGACTTCGTTTCTAAAATTTCCAGCGATCGTGCTCAACTTCGTTAACGAGGTATTGTTTCATCACTTTGCTTCACTGATTTCATTGTGATCATTAATTGTTTGTAATTCGCCGATTCACTGGTCTACTTGATATTCCTCAAACATGTGCAGTTCCTTATCCCCGTTCTGCGCTCATTGCAGCGAAGATTATAAGCTTTTACGCTTTGTTGTACTTATATCTTCCTGTTGTTTACTGTTACCCTAATTTGTATGTAGAAGAACTTATCCGTTTTCGTCGCTTGAGTGTTGGGTAAAACAAACATCCGAGCGATTTGTTTCGATGAATCTCCATTTGGCTGCTGAGTGCGTTTGCAATTTCACGATGCAACTCGCTTGCAGCGCTACTGTCATCTTTTATTCGTTGGTTAGGTCTTTTGGCCTTTTTTGTCTAACGGCATTTGCCGCATTTTTGTTCTGTTCAGCAAAATCGTCCACTAAACTCTCAAAATGTTGCTGATTCattacaaaaattcaacctcAAGAAGACGGGGGTGCAAAAGGCACTGGATGCGCTTGCCGATAGTGGACGAATTTCTTTCAAGGAGTATGGAAAGCAGAAGATATATCTCGCCCGGCAAGACCAATTCAAGATCCCGAACAGCGAGGAACTTACTCAAATGAAGGAAGCAAATGCCAAACTGCAGCAACATCTAGCCGAGCAAAAAAAGGCTATTACCCAGGTGGAGGAAGGTAATTACacttaaaaatttcaaagaagtCTTCAATAatgtaaagtttatgaatcATTTAAGCCTTGTCAATTACGGTATTCAAGTTccgagaaataaaaatgatagcGGCATGAACTTTTGCAATAGAAATTCGAACGTTGCAGTCAAACTTAACGCTGAAAGAAATGCGGGAAAAGGAAGCTATGCTGAGAAAGGAGGTAGATAAATGCTAAATTAGATAGCTGAAACTTTACTTCGTTCTGTTAAGTGATAATGTGACCCTCTTTATCTGTTGTCAATGTCTCAAAAAGTAGCTCGTTTGGCAACTGTTTGTCAGGTTAaggaattggaagaaaaattggaaacATTACGCGGAGGTGTTACGTTGGTGAGCCCAGAAGACCGCAAAGCAATCGAGCAGATATACTCTGAGAAACTAGGCCAGTGGCGAAAGCGAAAAAGGATGTTCAAAGATATATGGGATGTTATCACTGAAAACTCACCTAAGAATCTAAAAGACTTTAAGGTTCTTTCTGATTATTTTGCTTTGCTTGTTTTTACTCCAATTATTTGGATTAAATACTTTGTGTTCATACAGGAAGAACTTGGCATTGAGTACGATGAAGATGTGGGCGTGAATTTGCAGTCATTCAGCGATATGTTACCACAAAATCGAAAACGGCCCAGGGGAAAGTGAGTGATAACATAAAATGGGGCGTCCAAGTAGAGCAAATGCAGGTAGATTCTGTCTGCCTAAAGGTTTGCTTTTGTATCAGGATTACTTATCAAGTTGTTTTCATTGATCCATGCTAAGTTGAAGAAACAATTTATTAACTACAATGCTGAGTAAAAGAAATTGCCGTCCTTGACACAATTTTTGTCGAATGGGTTTCTACTGTATT
This genomic window from Cucurbita pepo subsp. pepo cultivar mu-cu-16 chromosome LG01, ASM280686v2, whole genome shotgun sequence contains:
- the LOC111806563 gene encoding homologous-pairing protein 2 homolog, coding for MAPKSDSAEAIVLNFVNEQNRPLNSQNVADSLQKFNLKKTGVQKALDALADSGRISFKEYGKQKIYLARQDQFKIPNSEELTQMKEANAKLQQHLAEQKKAITQVEEEIRTLQSNLTLKEMREKEAMLRKEVKELEEKLETLRGGVTLVSPEDRKAIEQIYSEKLGQWRKRKRMFKDIWDVITENSPKNLKDFKEELGIEYDEDVGVNLQSFSDMLPQNRKRPRGK